One genomic window of Gossypium hirsutum isolate 1008001.06 chromosome D11, Gossypium_hirsutum_v2.1, whole genome shotgun sequence includes the following:
- the LOC107963416 gene encoding uncharacterized protein, whose translation MDVLETMKAELEMKRNEKTSIEALLRPAESALAENKRVLSVYNAMAKITDDLLDVVLATGGDNVNENNGQELDDETMKELIEEAMRDFTLALNQAQSCRSRPTDGRNGGGYDGSSGGDHHSLDGTNINFGKEAGGSGGGNGGGHAQ comes from the exons ATG GACGTACTTGAAACCATGAAAGCTGAACTGGAAATGAAGCGGAACGAGAAAACATCCATAGAAGCATTGCTGAGACCTGCCGAAAGTGCACTTGCAGAAAATAAGAGAGTACTTTCAGTGTATAACGCCATGGCAAAAATAACCGATGACTTGTTGGACGTTGTATTGGCAACAGGAGGTGATAACGTTAACGAGAATAACGGTCAGGAACTTGACGACGAAACCATGAAGGAATTGATAGAGGAAGCTATGAGGGATTTTACTCTAGCACTTAACCAAGCTCAATCATGCAGGAGCCGCCCCACAGATGGCCGAAATGGTGGAGGCTATGACGGTAGCTCTGGTGGTGATCATCACAGTCTCGATGGAACCAATATTAATTTTGGGAAGGAAGCTGGCGGAAGCGGCGGTGGCAACGGTGGTGGCCACGCTCAGTAG